In the Flavobacterium sp. 90 genome, TGATGCTGCTCCTAATACTAAAACACAAAAACATATTCAGTATTTTGCAATGGTGGGAAGCCGCGCTTTATGGAAAGATGGCTGGAAAGCTGTAGCGCTGCATGCGCCTATTTCAGGCAAAGGAAACTTTGATAAAGATGGTTGGGAATTGTACAATACAGATGTTGACAGATCTGAATCAAACAACTTAGCTGCGAAATATCCTGATAAACTAAAAGAATTAATAAAAGACTGGAATGACGAAGCTGCCAAAAACTTAGTTTTACCGTTGGATGACCGTTCAGCTCTTGAACTTTTAGGAACAGAAAGACCTTCAGCTGAAGCTCCACGTGACTTATACAAATATTATCCGGGAACTTCTGCTGTGCCTGAAGGCGTAGCCGTAAATGTAAGAGGTCGCTCTTATAAAATTCTTGCTGATGTTGATGTAAAAGATGCAAATACTTCAGGAGTAATTTTTGCACATGGTTCCCGTTTTGGAGGACATTCATTATTCTTAAAAGATAAAAAACTCTATTATGTATATAACTTCTTAGGAATTGCACCGGAGCAAAAATTCATATCAAACGTTGAAATCACCCCAGGAAAACATGTTTTTGGTATGGAATTTACCCGAGAAAAAGCAGGTCCAAATGGCGAATCTTTAGGAACAATGAAACTTTACATTGACGGCAAAGAAGTTGCATCAGGACCAATGAGAACCCAATCTGGTAAATTTACACTTTCAGGAGACGGACTTTGCGTTGGATTTGATAGTGGAGATGCCGTTAGTAAAGAATACAAAACTCCTGGTGAATTTAAAGGAGGTGAAATTTATGGAGTTGGTGTTAGTGTTGGAAAAATTGAATACCGCGATTTAAACAACGAAGCAAAAAGAGCCCTAAACAGAGATTAATTTCAAATCAAAAATAAAGTTCAAGAGGTATTTTATGAACATTCTAATGTCTAATAAATACCTCTTTTTCTTTAAAACCCCCACTTGGATTTTTGCCCCGAAATAAATGTTTCATTAATCGAAAAATCAAATGTCCTGTACAAATAGCTATTTAAATAAAAACCTTCTTTTTGCACTCTTATCTTATTCAGCTTTTATTTTTTCAAACAAAATTAATGCTCAGGAAAGTGAAGAGAAAGAAATTTTTAAGCCACATCATCAAATTGGGATTTCTATTAATCATGCTCATGTTTTTGAAGGTCGCGATGACGAAGGAAATCACGAAGTTTTAAATCTGCCTGCATGGGGAATCGATTATACGTATCAATTTCATGAAAAATGGGCAATTGGACTTCATACTGACTTTATTATCGAAAAATTTAAAGTCGAAAAGACTTATGCAAGCGGCGATGATAAAGAAACTGTTGAAAGAAGTTATCCTATTGCTCCGGCATTAATGGGAATTTATAAGCCAAATGAATCCTGGAGTTTCCTTTTAGGATTTGGAGGTGAATTTGCTAAAGAAGAAAATTATTTCCTGACTCGCGCCGGTGTAGAATATGGTTACGAACTTCCTAAAGGCTGGGAAATTTTTGGAACCGTAAGCTATGATTTTAAATGGAACGCTTATGACACTTGGGGAATTGGTTTAGGAATTGCACGAAACTTTGGAAGAAAATAAGCCGTAAAAGCAACTACAATTTATACAAACCAATTATGCTTATGTACATTGCAAACAAAACAATTCGGATCTTAAAAATTCTTATGTGTTCTCTGATCTTACTAACGAGTTCTAAAGGAATTGCGCAACTGGAGAAAGAAAAGGATACAACTAAACAAATTACTGTTCGATACGGAAGCAAAGGAATTGAATTAAGAACGAAAGACAACAAATTTCTTTTTCAATTGCAGAGCCGTTTGCAATTTAGATTTTCGACACCAAACGATCAGGATCCTTTGACTTATGATGATTATAGTCAGGATAAGGAAACGACTTTTAAAATCAATCGTGCCAGATTAAAAGTTGGCGGACATGCGTTTGAACCTTGGTTAAAATATTATTGGGAATACGAACTTAGCCAATCTAATCTACTTGATTTTAGACTTATGATTGAAAAATGGGAATGGTTAAGTTTTAAAGTCGGTCAATGGAAAGTCGAATATACGCGTGAACGTTTTATAAGCAGCGGTGAACAGCAAACTGTAGACAGATCTCTTATAAATCGGTCTTTTACAGTCGACAGACAAATGGGTGTCGAAGTAAACGGTCATCTAAAAGGAAAAGGAATTGCAGATTTTAATTATTGGGCGGCAGCTTTAACCGGAACCGGAAGAGGAAATACTTCGAATGATGATAATAATCTAATGTATTTTGGAAGAGTACAATGGAATTTTCTGGGTCGGTTTCTCGATTTTGAAGGAAGTGATTTAGAATTTCATAAAAAACCAACTCCTATTATTGCTTTCTCAGCTCTTACAAACCGAAGCCCTTATACCCGATTTTCACAATCTGGCGGAGGATCATTAGAAGGATATGAAAATGGCGCTCCGGGACAATATCGCGTAAATCAGTGGAATTTGGAAACCGCTTTTATGTATCAGGGTTTTTCCTGGCAAAGCGAATGGCACACTAAGCAAATCGTCGATAAATTGAATAATGACGATACAACTACATTAAAAGGATATTATGTTCAGGCTGGATATTTCTTTCATAATGCTTTTGAGTGGTGGCCACAACATCTGGAAATGGCAGGAAGACATGCCGCATATCGACCAGACAATCACATTAGACAAAACCTTCAAAACGAAACAACTATTGCTTTTAACTGGTTTTTTAATGGTCATAAAAACAAACTCACTTCTGAGGTAAGCTATTTTAGTTTTGAAGACAAAACGCTGCCTTTAGAAGCCGGATGGCGTTTTAGAATACAATGGGACATCTCTTTATAGCTTTCTCCTTATCTAATAACTCAAAATAGTACACTAAATTCTACCCAGACAATATTTTTTTTAATAACTTTAAT is a window encoding:
- a CDS encoding porin, yielding MCSLILLTSSKGIAQLEKEKDTTKQITVRYGSKGIELRTKDNKFLFQLQSRLQFRFSTPNDQDPLTYDDYSQDKETTFKINRARLKVGGHAFEPWLKYYWEYELSQSNLLDFRLMIEKWEWLSFKVGQWKVEYTRERFISSGEQQTVDRSLINRSFTVDRQMGVEVNGHLKGKGIADFNYWAAALTGTGRGNTSNDDNNLMYFGRVQWNFLGRFLDFEGSDLEFHKKPTPIIAFSALTNRSPYTRFSQSGGGSLEGYENGAPGQYRVNQWNLETAFMYQGFSWQSEWHTKQIVDKLNNDDTTTLKGYYVQAGYFFHNAFEWWPQHLEMAGRHAAYRPDNHIRQNLQNETTIAFNWFFNGHKNKLTSEVSYFSFEDKTLPLEAGWRFRIQWDISL